The following proteins come from a genomic window of Aspergillus oryzae RIB40 DNA, chromosome 4:
- a CDS encoding uncharacterized protein (predicted protein) yields the protein MLPLLFLAVFLAPGVMANVVAGKWQALFFYQLYRIEVEAHGLENSRMAPGCVKAGVVCDMKAFMKEVSIVKKVRALDANGVVIKPVKIVDDPDWDKVNWAQIGEGANLETVAIEFDKVGFKGRMNNARIFKD from the coding sequence ATGCTCCCACTTTTGTTCCTGGCGGTCTTCCTTGCCCCCGGCGTCATGGCCAACGTTGTCGCCGGAAAATGGCaagccctcttcttctaccaGCTCTACAGAATCGAAGTCGAGGCCCACGGCCTCGAGAACTCGCGCATGGCGCCTGGATGCGTCAAGGCTGGAGTTGTCTGCGACATGAAGGCCTTCATGAAGGAGGTCAGCATAGTCAAGAAAGTACGGGCGCTTGACGCAAATGGCGTAGTCATCAAGCCTGTCAAGATTGTTGACGACCCTGATTGGGACAAGGTCAACTGGGCGCAGATCGGCGAGGGTGCGAACCTCGAGACAGTCGCAATTGAGTTTGATAAGGTCGGTTTCAAGGGGCGCATGAACAACGCGAGGATTTTCAAAGATTGA
- a CDS encoding nitronate monooxygenase (dioxygenases related to 2-nitropropane dioxygenase) — protein MMIAHFSRLEKDYPWIACPLVASAPMLNIATAKLAVAVSSAGGIGFIAGGYDLSGLEQQLIEAQDLVNEANFHDYHLQQSQGDAPILPVGVGFLNWGASLEIALPLIQKYRPCAIWLFAPKTGVDDLLPWTRAIRSEVPYNVKIWVQLCCLEDAIESTEKLQPDVLVVQGCDAGGHGLARSASIVTLLPEVLDHLKSREPSSTQTIGKPFVVAAGGISDGRGLAATIILGADGCAMGTRFLASPEAQIAKGYQNEILRASDGGVSTVRSTVYDKVRGIYGWPTKYDGRGLINRSYEDIVNQEVTEEENRRLYEEEKLKGDNGWGPQGRMTTYAGTGVGLIRAVMPAAHIVTKIRQDAMGILQKSFVPAKL, from the coding sequence ATGATGATTGCACACTTCTCTCGTCTCGAAAAAGATTATCCGTGGATCGCATGTCCACTTGTTGCGTCAGCGCCCATGCTCAATATCGCGACTGCAAAGCTTGCAGTCGCGGTCTCCTCCGCCGGGGGCATTGGATTCATAGCCGGCGGATACGACCTTTCCGGGTTGGAACAACAACTCATCGAAGCACAAGATCTTGTCAACGAGGCCAACTTCCACGattatcatcttcaacagAGTCAGGGTGACGCACCGATTCTCCCCGTCGGGGTGGGCTTCTTAAACTGGGGCGCATCACTGGAAATCGCGCTGCCCTTGATCCAGAAGTACCGTCCCTGCGCAATTTGGCTCTTTGCACCGAAGACCGGCGTGGACGACCTCTTACCTTGGACCCGGGCCATTCGGTCCGAAGTCCCATACAACGTGAAGATCTGGGTGCAACTCTGTTGTTTGGAAGATGCAATAGAGTCTACAGAGAAATTGCAGCCGGATGTCCTTGTCGTCCAAGGATGTGATGCTGGTGGTCATGGACTTGCTCGGTCTGCCAGTATTGTCACCCTTCTTCCCGAGGTCTTAGATCATTTAAAGTCAAGAGAGCCCAGTTCGACGCAGACCATTGGAAAACCGTTTGTTGTTGCAGCGGGCGGCATCAGTGACGGTCGAGGGTTGGCTGCCACGATAATTTTGGGCGCGGACGGATGTGCTATGGGGACTCGGTTTCTAGCCTCCCCGGAGGCCCAAATTGCGAAAGGCTATCAAAATGAGATTCTTCGAGCCTCGGACGGTGGTGTGAGTACAGTACGGTCGACGGTCTATGATAAAGTCCGTGGGATCTATGGCTGGCCAACAAAGTATGATGGACGCGGTCTAATCAATCGATCGTATGAGGACATTGTGAACCAGGAGGtcactgaggaggagaatcgACGTCTgtacgaggaagagaagctcaaggGGGATAATGGCTGGGGACCGCAAGGCCGAATGACAACCTATGCAGGAACCGGGGTAGGCCTTATACGAGCCGTGATGCCAGCAGCACATATCGTTACGAAGATCAGGCAGGATGCGATGGGCATCCTCCAGAAGTCATTCGTACCTGCCAAATTATGA
- a CDS encoding 2EXR domain-containing protein (predicted protein), protein MSDNSFHYFTRLPLELRRLIWEHCLPYRIAELDIPAFLLDGEESRQACLPEYTTHQNAQLPVIAFVNSESRQVALEEGRWVQGQETTSKQLIWVQPRRDVLHLNWTRMSYDVLGPLVGLYSPIGWYSLQAEELGMQPSIVAEIIYYFDLKGLLEGADGADGADGADNDEPFSASWSRRHDGMYDPLSIEEASDIAALAEFHRWYDVAMAAVSLHITREAALRSGLFGLLGDAPVQMVDVDDEARLRQFQALFREHALEKEPAVQALFELLTNARFRAAVGTWKSKAEWIILASMWDYARRKNGILGTNPGSAWVPYLPEEARPRIDLSQYSPNENHPWVKEARQTSKWISDWPALLKFVT, encoded by the exons ATGAGCGACAACTCATTCCACTATTTCACGCGGCTGCCTCTAGAACTACGCCGTCTTATCTGGGAGCATTGCCTCCCGTATCGTATAGCAGAACTAGACATCCCCGCCTTTCTTCTCGATGGCGAAGAATCCCGTCAAGCCTGCTTGCCCGAGTATACAACACACCAAAACGCTCAGCTGCCAGTTATCGCATTTGTCAACAGCGAGTCTCGGCAAGTCGCGCTAGAAGAGGGACGTTGGGTGCAAGGACAGGAGACAACTAGCAAACAGTTGATATGGGTGCAGCCGCGTCGGGATGTGCTGCATCTCAACTGGACACGAATGAGCTATGATGTCTTAGGACCGCTTGTTGGACTTTACAGTCCGATCGGCTGGTACTCGTTGCAGGCAGAGGAGCTTGGGATGCAACCTTCTATCGTGGCAGAGATCATTTACTACTTTGATTTGAAGGGGCTGCTGGAGGGTGCTGATGGCGCTGATGGCGCTGATGGCGCTGATAACGATGAACCATTCTCCGCCTCGTGGTCTCGTCGTCATGATGGCATGTATGACCCTCtcagcattgaagaagcgaGCGACATTGCGGCTCTCGCAGAATTCCACAGGTGGTACGACGTAGCCATGGCGGCAGTTTCTCTACATATCACTAGGGAAGCGGCTCTGAGGTCTGGCTTGTTTGGGTTGTTAGGTGATGCGCCTGTTCAGatggttgatgttgatgacgaaGCTCGATTGAGGCAATTTCAAGCATTATTCAGGGAGCACGCATTGGAAAAGGAACCGGCCGTGCAAGCACTCTTCGAATTATTAACAAATGCTCGATTCCGAGCGGCCGTGGGAACATGGAAAAGCAAAGCTGAATGGATCATCCTTGCGTCAATGTGGGATTACGCACGAAGGAAAAATGGCATTCTTGGGACAAACCCTGGCTCCGCTTGGGTACCTTACCTCCCGGAGGAAGCGCGCCCGCGCATCGACTTGTCTCAGTATTCGCCTAATGAGAATCATCCATGGGTCAAGGAAGCTAGACAGA CCTCAAAATGGATCAGTGACTGGCCAGCGCTATTGAAGTTCGTGACATAG